The DNA sequence caCTTGAAACGATAGTATGTTACATTGAAAATTAAGTATAACTACAAAGTTCTAATAATAGGAAACTGCAagctttcaaaactttaaattgaTGTTTGGATTCTACCTCACTGCCTCTGATTATCACCTCCTTCCAAAAGATGTGACATTATAGTCTAAATATATTGAAATCTTTCTGTAATCAGTATGAAAGAGAATTTGATTTTTACTCACTATCAGTATTGAGAAGTAATCTGAAGCTACTGAATACAAATATAATAGCAGGCAAATCTAAGATGAGTGTCCCATATGGccatgaaaaaaacattaatgtcGTAATATACATATCTTTTCTATACTTTATATACAATATTTCATTCCTAGAGCTTCTACTGTGTTTCTTCATTGTCCTCATCGAATTCATTACTTTCTTAACTTAAAGGCAAATTGTCGAGCTCATTATGATTTGAAATGTAAgttattgtttcatttttacctttgaaaatgtttatgTAATTTTAAACGAAATTAAAGACTTGTACAATTTTTACTAcaatttttagaactttttaAAATGGTAACTGTAGATAGtcctatttaattttatacagcGTGTGAAGTAGgtagattttaaataaaaagttaagaataaaccagttttaaaagttgttccagTTTATTTCTATTTTGATAAATCATAATATTTGACCGAAAGATAATGTCAACATTATCTTTTAAAAGGAGCTTTCTATTTTTACCCCACGTGTGTAActagaaaaagaaattttaacagATTTATATTCACATCATACACACGGAGCTTAATTTAGTTTTAACGAACATATGATTTTTTAATGGGGTTTAATTTCACATCCAAAAGTTTACCAACgccttttttttgttgaaaggaGTGGATGGTTTTGCATATCAAGAACGGTGCGATAGTGATAAAATGTGTGATTCCTCTTGATTTCATCTTTTGGTCTAAGATCTTGCTTATGGCTGGTGCGGTTAGCAAAGTTTTATTGCGAGCATATTAATTTTACGACAGCCTCTCTGAAAAGATCAGAAGCTGGATGCAAAGCTTGagatcatattttaaattctctCATTTCCAAAAATGTGTAAGATCTTTCCGGGCGAAATTGATATTTATTGTTCACTAACaagattaaattattttgatgtaataaaatattcttgaagTTGCTCTGAGCATCCACCTCTTTCAAAAACAGTGCATGAATTCACTCATTATTGGCAAGATTGCGTTTACGAGGCATTAACTAAAAACTAGAATGTCCTTGCTCGCTCTTATTACAGTTAAAAATAATAGAAAGCTGGCACATCAAAAAATAACAGACCTCTCAATGGTGCGGTGCTATGAAGTTCAACAATTTCGCAAAAAGTGTGCATCATTCAAACGAATGAATGAGTTATGGTTAAAACCTACGGATACTCTAAAGCACAGGAAGAAAAAACGAAACGTTAATCGACGCAGGAACTGTTTGAACGGGAGAGTTGATGACTTTTATCAACGTAAACGCATGAATTAGTGCAGACGCAGCATGCGATCGATGTAGCATAACTActgaaatgaaggcgttttgtagCCCCTCCGTGACGCTGCGCGAAGCCAAGATTTCTACTTTGACTTAGTGATCAGTATACCTTTGCAAGTTTGAGCTTTCATTCTCTGGTTATGtaattatttatatatatttgTGGCTGTATCAGAAATTTCATGATGTTTCttctttctcaaaacttcatccTCTTGAACTTATTTTCACAGTATTGataataaaaattcaagttcatcAAGTCAATTTAATCTGTGGTCAGATTAGTCgggtattttttaaatatatgttGGTGTTTATTAAAAGTAATTGATAGCGTAGAATCCAAgaataaaagaaataagaaatGTGTCATGTTTATGAagtaagaaaaaaggaaaaactagaAAACTAATACGAAAAACAATGTATTTATTTTCGACATTAATTTGAGCGTTTTTGTGAATTTTGAATGATTTGAAAACAGTTGTTAAGATtaaacaatttgaaattttgctgTCTTGTAAAGAACCTTAATTACTTGAACACGTCATGTGAAGACTTCAATACTTTCTAAAACAAAAGTATCTCAGATATCCACAAATTGATACTGTAAGGTTGAACTTTTTAATAATGTATCCAGACTTTTTCCATTGGaattattttgatttgaaaTACATTGTACAGTCTATGATGGAATATTTAAAGGCACAAAAATTTAACTATTCTAGAAACTATACACTcgttttttacaaaaaattacgcAGTGATACCCCCAAAAAGGCTTTCCAAAGGTATACCATGGATGATGATCCTGTAAGTGCTCCCCGTCGGTCGctgtaaacatatctctgtgctTTGAAAAAGAATACTTTGTGGATTTTAAGTTCGTATTATTCATAGCTACTTCTGTAACGAGGGAGTAggctgtgtttttttttcactgcaaGTTGTTGCTGAAACATAGAACATAATTAAGGATcattattttatctaaaaactCGGAAGAGGATACTTCTACTTACTATAAGTTTCTCTCCTGTGTGAGTAAAGAAAATAATTCTGTCATTTTacaacgaaaaaattattttaaaaataaatgaataaaaatcaaCCATCTCAAAGTCGCAAAAAAGCCAACTGACGCCAAGAAATAATcattgaaattgttaggaacTATAAAATGATACTCTAATGAAGTCGAGAGATTGCGTGCGTtaactttccgaaattttggcgAGAAAAGCTTTTCTTTGGTACACGAAgggataattttaattttgttttcccTATAAAATATCGCTGTTACTTCGTCAATTTTGACCAGAGGGCTTTTAAGGATTCGATTGAGGGAAAATACGCTTGATGATCctaattgaggggctcggaggacaaggcgcataacttcagattttgaaaaaaaatgagacattaATGGTTTCAAGTACAactagattgcattttgcaaaaaggaaccactagcattgcaatgttgctaagattgtgcaacttcttttgtcttggaggaaaaacccgattatcccttaatagtttctattttactcgctaaaaactgtaaatttaagacaaaaattaccatctaaatttcatagtttgtCACAATTTCTGCGCTTTTATTGCataggatgaagttgcacaatcttagcatcatggcaatgctagtggttcctttttgcaaaatgcaatccaactagtgttaatgcatattttgtaaaaaattcgctcccaaattccagtttttaagcattaaaaaatcagtttgaactttctttccgccatggagatccatgtaatttcaaaacttccagcacgcatttctcgaaatagtaaaaactgcacttacgcgctttgtcTTCTCAGCCCCTCTTTCAAGAGTGGCAAAAACTGGgcctgggatcaaatagaaccctgaattcttggtaattttaccctttccttagtaaatacacggtgatttttttttcagtgagataCTTACTATTTCGATTCGTGCAACTCTTCGTCATCTAAGCAAGTCAAGGAGCTTTCGTCAAAAAGTTTTCCATCCCCGCATGTGTTGATCCTTGGGTGTCCGTCAACGCAGGTGATAAGGCGATCCGGAGCGCCGGGCACGGGGAATCTTGGGTAAGGCCAGAATTTAGCCTGGGTTGAGTGAGGGTCCACTTCGGTCGGGCACTTGAAGCCGATCACTCCTGCAAATCATATGAGATAAAATGAAACTCATCCAAAACAGAGGATCGGTCGTATAAATGCATGTAGTGATTATTCCAAATGGTTGGAAATAATATTAGATGACAAAGCGAAAACAAAGCGAGAGTTATTAGGTGTATATATGCGTAACGATAACGAGTTTGCTGTTTTGATGATCTTTGGTATGTAGCACTGGTATAAAAAAGTGTGATCATCTCAAACACCAAGTTTCTACGTTCACTAATATGATGAATGAGAGAAAGGCATTTAGAAAAACATACGAGGATATGACGTCATGCAACACGAATTTTTGCCGCAGAAAgtagtttcttccaccttctGCTAATAAGTAATGCACATGAGCAAATCACCGCATATTCCACTCATCTAAAttattctagctggagcgcaattcagctatgcattgatgactgcaaaaatgtgaacggaaatcgaaaaggtcagcgtgcatgaaggctatttcaatggcctgttgcatgcaacagatacagccgcgcgaatcgACTtattagaggttaaatgacacgaaaattacgatggtcacattgaaaagtctgaaatacactccttactgcgcaatttgcgttgtcaggaacgcgttttttcaaatttcccgcgtctgggggcagttttctaatcaccggaaacgagcaaacggcgggctaggtgatttccggaagatgccgagtcgttgttgttgttgttattttttccttcagtttgtttacaaacccaacgtgatcacTTATattggtccatatacgctttatgcggtaaccaaatcgatcaacttttaaatatccaacgcaatccttctacatttcatttcacgatatcacgagctccgatttttaggttatgttgtcagttttagttgaccggaaatagccgcgagttgccgttaattgtttccgttagaaaactgcccccagacgcgggaaatttgaaaaagtgcgTTCCTCACAACGCAaaatgcgcagtaaggagtgcatttcagacttttataatgtgaccatcgtaattttcgtgtcatttaacctctgaaaagtctattcgcacggctgtatctcttgcatgcaacaggcccattgtaatcttccgtcaggTTCTTACggtgcaatgatacaactatttgaactctccggaatgcgtgaggtatcacgccgcatttgaaggcgttttcaaaaacagccaagttccgatacacggattatcgttttgcatagttcatattattttgctttcatttctaaccactagtttattcttaatcctcgtaaaaaaaaaaaaaaaaaaaaaaaaaaaaaaaaaaaaaaaaaaaaaaaaaaaaaaaaaaaaccatacccatttgctaaatactattccagctgaagcgcacttaagctatgcattcatgactgcaagaATGTGAACGGAAATCAAAAAGgtcagcgtgcatgaaggctatttcaattgtaatcttccgtcaggttcttacggcgcaatgatacaactatttgaactctccggaatgcgtgaggtatcacgccgcatttgaaggcattttcaaaaacagccaagttccgatacccggattatcgttttgcatagttcatattatttggttatattccgtaccacttgtttatttttaatctttgtaaaaaaaaaccacccatttgctaaatacaataaTTATAAACGCTTTTAAAGGATTTTAGAGTAAAATGAACTTGTACAACAGAACGCAGTTCCTCCTCGCAATATCATCAGGAATGTAATATTATCCCTAGTATGATCTacttagagagaaatttcaacagaaaCAGGTACTTAATACAGGtagtaaaaacacaaaataaccctagcctttggttgacaatttcaagagaaaatgccggttagttttcttgaaggaattcaataaaaaacggGTGGTAAATACCAACGTTGCGATTGGAGGAATGCAATTTCCCAGTCTTTCCATTATTTTGCGCTAAATTTACCGCGAGCTGTATCAAAATTAACACGAAATTTGTGTCGtgttgtgtttcacttcctaaaTTAACCAAAAGTTACACAAGAACACAAGTATTTTTTATCAGCGATACCTATTTCCTCATTTATTTGTGTATTTATTGTTATTATGGTTAATACTGAATTACTGTAATACAACCTAACACTGCCTAAAGATTTATCAAAACTCTGAAGCTTTAAGAGTTCACCATGAACATGAGTCTCCATTAAAAACAGCTGCGATATATCATATCCGTTACATAGTTAGATGCGTGGTTTCGCCGCCCACTCTCGGTGTATAAACGACTGTCTTTAATTTCTTCTCACGTGGGGGAtcacatacagggttattcaaaagttacgcaccactggccataactttagttctaattatgatatcgatttgcggtttgtggcgtccttcctcatatcgagggggaaactttttgaggtacttttcagttcttcacccccccccccagggggaggggggggcggggggcaactcaaaaatttcaaatggcaacccccatcatgtgatacatcgttagaaagagcatgaaaaaagaaaatttttggcgcaaaccggaagtcgatctgacccccctgtcaaaagttaggggggtccaaaggttatttagggggtccgtaccttcattttttagagtagcttcggcggctcttggacataccgtttctcttttcaaagagtcctcgaatactccaagtctgataccgaagtcttcatattgcccccgggccaccacagccccccgtagggggggggggatgggcctgttacaatgaaacattgcattaaaatgcgaaaagtcacagaagagcttcaaacttagcatcaaatccgagtggaacttcttgccaatgttaacgcaaacgcagcctgcgactttaaagtgagttttcaaaactcttagccccctgctccccccctcatttttggttgcagagcgggtaaaaaccgggaaattcactacaaataatgcccgaaactaatgtccaacttgaggaggacccttgaaacgttgcgatcagtcggagcattgaaatagaaggactgccacccccttaaagtacggaaacatccaaaacaacCCCGcagcccccctcatttttcgttgcggagcgggtaaaaaccgggaaaatcgccagaaatgatgcccgaaaccactgtagaacttgacgagaacccttgaaacgttgcgatcagtcggagaactgcagcacaagaactgccgcccactttaaggacggaatcatttctggcgattttcccggtttttacccgctccgcaacaaaaaatgaggggggctgCGGGgttgttttggatgtttccgtactttaagggggtggcagtccttctatttcaatgctccgactgatcgcaacgtttcaagggtcctcctcaagttggacattagtttcgggcattatttgtagtgaatttcccggtttttacccgctctgcaaccaaaaatgagggggggagcagggggctaagagttttgaaaactcactttaaagtcgcaggctgcgtttgcgttaacattggcaagaagttccactcggatttgatgctaagtttgaagttcttctgtgacttttcgcattttaatgcaatgtttcattgtaacaggcccattcccccccccccccccccccctacggggagggctgtggtggcccgggggcaatatgaagacttcggtatcagacttggagtattcgaggactctttgaaaagagaaacggtatgtccaagagccgccgaagctactctaaaaaatgaaggtacggaccccctaaataacctttggacccccctaacttttgacaggggggtcagatcgacttccggtttgcgccaaaaattttcttttttcatgctctttctaacgatgtatcacatgatgggggttgccatttgaaatttttgagttgccccccgccccccaccctccccctggggggggggggtgaagaactgaaaagtacctcaaaaagtttccccctcgatatgaggaaggacgccacaaaccgcaaatcgatatcataattagaactaaagttatggccagtggtgcgtaacttttgaataaccctgtatcacGATATTTAAAAGACTTTGTATTTTTTCAGTCAAGCATCGTTGTGCCTCATTTGAAGCCCACCTTAGCTAAGTCATTTGATTTGTAcacgaaaaaaatgtgaaatgtgACTGCAAAAGCGTGATGAATCAAATTCCATGATCATTAACAATGAAGGTTTGGTAACAAGGAGGAGTAACGTAATCCATTTTACAAATCTGCTAATTCCATGTCCTACTTTATCTTCTTGAAAGCGGCGGATCAATCCTATAGTATGAAGCTCTCAGAGATAATGAAGTTACGTTTAATCATCAAAATTAGTCTGCTTAATGTATAGAACGCATTCTTACAAAGTTTCACTTCGAGACGTAACTTTAACTATCACAAGTTGACGGATTCGCTAATGTGTGTTTCTATTTTACGAATAGGCTGAGCCAAGAGAGAAAACCCGCAACCGCTCCCTTTGAAGAGTAAATGAAtaaatgtttaaagtttcaattcTCATGAAACTAAATTGCAAATTACAGTTTAAATTGAACAGCATTTTGCCACATTTTAAGCTTAAAATTGCATGTTTCATAGGGTAAATTTGCATTATTACGTTTTTGGGAAAACGTGTATTAGCTTTTTACTatcgtgctaagaaagaacgctgtataaatatttgagagttgccaaatttcctccgataaaatgttaagtTTTGAGGAACGCTTCgaatattttgcctttaaattttcagaaacttttggtgaaattctgaacaaaattatctgaaaaattggaaggaaagtttacccggaaattcgcgttttatcaaaggaaatttggcaacgcctgaaggttcatacggcatgtttccttagcacgacagtttaCTGCACACTTTGGTCTAagtttctgtgtttttttttattttttcaactgaaaagtAAGTGTAAATAATAAGACACTTGGTCAAGAGGATGTGATTCTCCCCCTCTCTTAATGTTTTCCATATACGCTTGGCAAGAAAATAGATACAACCTTGAATTAATCCATCGGATTGGTTGGGTAATTACCTTCAGGATTGCACTTCTCCAGTAGTTGGTCTGGCCAATTACACCCGTGGATCCTCTCGTCATAGGCTAATCCAACGTCGCAAGGTTCCAAATGAGGGACTCCGTGAGCGCATTTCACATAATTTGTGCTGCAAGATGAGCTGGCTGGGTAAATTCCGAACTGAAACTCGCATCCGTCAGAGCTGACTGGGACCACTGATAAATTAAAAAGGgtgatgttaattttttaaatggtatAGTTGGCGAAAAGTTGTACTATctacagtggaaaaacaagagggaaaaacggtaaacaaggctaaaatacacaataaataaaacccgagacgttttgaCTCATAACTGAGTCATTTTTTGTCGGAAATACAATACAAATTTGTCAAAAAAGTCTTCGTCCAAgcattatattttagtccgtatgtaaaattatattgacaatatcgaaatgagaaaattgagagagacggAGGTGTTGTTACGGTAACttatgttttaaatgaaatgttactttcttcttttgattcatcttttcaaaatgCCATtcgtgaatatttggttttatttcagACCTTAAAAGTTTTA is a window from the Bemisia tabaci chromosome 5, PGI_BMITA_v3 genome containing:
- the Peritrophin-A gene encoding protein obstructor-E, which translates into the protein MMLFVALGLCALAHAAYGQGSGCPEQHGVQTYPHPEACDHYYLCVNGTLSLEQCGNGLLYDGKGAVHEHCNYHWAVDCGHRKADLVPVSSDGCEFQFGIYPASSSCSTNYVKCAHGVPHLEPCDVGLAYDERIHGCNWPDQLLEKCNPEGVIGFKCPTEVDPHSTQAKFWPYPRFPVPGAPDRLITCVDGHPRINTCGDGKLFDESSLTCLDDEELHESKYNNLQ